The stretch of DNA TCTGCGCGTCGAGCACAAAGCCAGACAGCAACCCGGTCGATAGCCCCCAGCTACGCCGGCCCGAACGCGTTGCCACCAGCACGTACTGGTCTTCGCGAAGCCGCCGCGCCCGCAGGCTTGTCCCCTCCAGTATGCAGGCCAACGCTTCATCCACACGATTGCCCCGGTAGTGACAGGTGCTGCGTTGACGGGCAACCAGCCGTTGTGCATAGATCAGCCGGATGCCTGTCTGTGCCTCCAGCTGACGCAGAACTTCTGCCAGCGGCATCTCCCGCACCTCAATCGCTATCGAAGCACGCTGGGCGCGTACCGGCATCCCCATACCCCATCCAATCAGTAAGCCCAGCAGGCCCCATCTCCAACACGAACAACTTCGTTTCCAAGTCAGGAACGACATGCAAGGATCCTCCAGGCGTCGTGGGGGAACGCGCTTATCTTACGCCCAGAGAGATCGGGAGTTGTCCGGTAACCGTCAGCGGCGAGGCAGCAGATGGTATCCCTCCGCCGATTGCGCTAACTGGGCATCCAACGTAGCCGCCAGCGCCTGTAGGATTTCTGGCAGTGGCTGATCCTGCGCAAACGTTCCTACAATCGGCTCGACGGCCAACGAAGTATCCACCCGGATCGGAACGTTGTAAAAGCTTGAAAGGTAGCGGACAATCTCGCCCAGCGGCATTCCGTTGAAGATGTGCAGGCCCGTCCATGCCAGGGCCTCAGGCATCCGAACCGGCACAGGCGGTTCAGGAGTCTTTCCGGCTATCACACGGCTTCGCTGTCCCGGTGCCAACACTACCGGCCTCTCAGCACGTCCACGGCCGTTGAGCGCCACCCGTCCTTCGACCAGCACCACTTCGGTTTGCCCGTCGATGCTCCGCACCCCCAGGCGGGTGCCCAGTACCGTGACAATAGCTTCCGCCGTTTCGACAATAAAGGGCCGCGTGTCGGCCTGTACCTCCAGATATGCCTGTCCTTCAAGCTCCAGCCTTCGGTCAAAGCGTTCGGCATAACGTAGCACAGCCGGCCCTACCAGGCGGACGATAGACCCATCGGCCAGCGTGCGTACCACAGACGTCCCTGCTGCCACGCGCCATTCAACCCGCTGCCCAACCTGCTGCCACCAGAGAATTCCGGCCAGTGCCAACACGACGCCCCCCAACGCCAGTCGTACCATCCAGCGATAGACCGGTCGACGACGTAAGGGACGCGATCGCCGTTCAGCAGCCCGGAGCCCGTGCCGTTTGGCGGTAAAGTGTGCGGCCCAAGCCTCCTCAAAGTCGGCACAGGCCGAAGTAATATCGGCGATCACCGTCTCCAGGGCCGGTAACGCCTGCAGTGCCCGCTCCAGTGCCGGACGCGCCTGCTCCAGTTCGGTTCGCTCCGTCGGCGTCAGCAACATCGCCCGGCCACTACGCGCCAACGCATAGAGCACAAGCAGCCGCCGATCAGGCACTGCTATCTCCAGCTGCGTCCGCAGATAGGCCTGTAGCGCCTCCCAGTGGATCAGCGCCCGCTCCAGCCTCGGATCTTGCTCCAACAAGGCCTGGAGCGCTTTCCGCTCTTCCGGCGTCAGCGCCTCCCAGAAAGGCGATGCGTTGAAATTAGCGGCCATCTTCGTTTTCGCTAACCGGCTGATTCCTGAGGGGCTTTCTACTAAAGCCGCCCGATGCGTTTCCCAAGTAACAGGGCTACAACAACCAGCAGCTTAACAGCTGGCGTAGCTTCGCAAAGGCTCGTTTGACCTGCATTTTGACCGCCCCCTCTGTCGTATCGAGCATGCGCGCAATCTCCTGATAGCGATAGCCATAAGCCCGCAGCTCCAGAATACGGCGGGCATGTGGCGTAAGCGCCTGCAGGGCACGCTCCAGGTCGAACGGTAGCTCCTGCGCCTCCCCTGCCTGCACCACCGACGGCGGCTGCTCCGGATCATAAAGCGACTCCCGGGCATGATACCGCCCCCGATAAAAATCCTGCAGCTCAAACAGGGCTGCTTTCATGGCAAACGCTTTGAGTCGGGCATCATCCTTCAGGTCTGAGAGCCCCGTGTGCACCCGAAGCAGTGTATTCTGAACCAGATCATCAATTTCTGGGATGTCGCCCAGGCGCTTGAAAAAGAAGGCGCGCAGCACGGGCTGCAGCCGACGCAACAACAGATTCTGCGCCGCGGCTTCACCCTGCCGCGCGCGGGCTACCAGCTGCGCAGAAATATCCGACGCACGGGCCATTGCGATGCCTCCTGAGCGTTGCCGTCTGACGGCCCGTGTCCGTCAGATCGGTTCAAAACGATTCGCTTCCCGGTTTTTGCGCACTCGACCCGGAGAAAAAATACGGCCATTCATGGCAATATACACGCCTGGCGAAAGCGTCTGCACAGCCGCCAGCGCAAAACCAACATTGAAGGCCGCATCGCTGCTTTTGAAACGGGCCGGACTCAGCGAACCTACCAGCACGATGGTTTTACCTGGAATACCCTGCAGCGCCTTGGCCGTTTCGATCATCGTGTCAGTCCCATGCGTGATCAAAATGCGCGGGCACGACTCCTGTCGCACCTTTTCCACGATAAGCGTTCGATCTGCTTCGGTCAGCTCCAGGCTGTCTTTTCGAAAAAGCGTCTCCAGCTCCCAGTCGATCGTAACGTTCGCTTCGCGGAGAATATCCACGATCTGCGGATCGCCCACTTCATAGGCACTTTTGGCATCGAAATACACTTTGTCGATGGTACCTCCTGTGGTAAAAATCTTTACCTTCATGGTTCGCTCCATCTACGGCAATACGGAAGCTGAGCGTTGCCCTGCGGTTTCCTGTCCTACAGGTCGAAGATAATGCGGGCATACCACTGCCCGTCCTGATGCTTCAGTTGGAGCCCATGATATGTGATCGCCTTGACTTCGGTATAGATGGGATGTCGACTCGGCTCGATCGGCTCGCCCCAGGCCTGCGCCTGCAACTGTTGCTCAGTGAGCTGCTGGATGCTGAACCGTGAAAAAACCCAGCGCCTTGTGATATGATAAAAGTTTAATTCGGAAAGCCATCGCACCAGCAGCGCTTGCACGTCGGACGCCTCCAGGACAAATGGTACAGCCTTGCGGGGTACAACTGCTTCCGGATCGGTAAGAATGGCAAACAGTCCCCAGGCCGCTCGTTCGAAAAGCTCCGGTAACGATTCGGCCCAGACTTCAATACCGGTATCAGCCGTGTGGTCAAGCTCACGGAACCAGATTGGCGTGTTTTGTCCCATCTTTCCAGAGGTTGTACATTGTCCTCGAAGAGAGGTTTTCTTACGCCAGTTATGGCAGCTTTTGTTCGCTTTCAGGATCGCCGCGATGCCGGTCGTCAGCTGGCTCGCCTGCTAAGGCCGTATCGGGTTGAACGTCCACTGATTCTGGGTCTGCCGCGTGGTGGCGTGGTGGTCGCCTACGAGATTGCCCGGACGCTGCAAGCGCCGCTCGACGTGATGGTGGCGCGTAAAATCGGTGCACCACAACAGCCGGAGCTGGCAATTGGCGCCGTAGCTCCTGGCGGTGTTGTGTTCTTTTATCCATACGCCCTGCGCGCACTGGGTATCACGCCGGAGATGGCCCGTCGGCTGGCTGAACGCGCCCAGCAGGAGCTTGCCCGTCGCATTCGTCGCTATCGAGGCGATCAGCCCATGCCGGACGTGCACGGGCGCACCGTGATTGTAGTGGACGATGGGCTGGCAACCGGTGCCACAGCCCTGGCGGCCATCCGTGCGTTGCGTCGCCAACAGCCTCGACGTATCGTGCTGGCCGCCGGGGTGTGTGCTCCGGAAACAGCCGAAGCGCTGGAGCCTGAAGTGGAC from Rhodothermus sp. encodes:
- a CDS encoding FecR domain-containing protein, whose product is MAANFNASPFWEALTPEERKALQALLEQDPRLERALIHWEALQAYLRTQLEIAVPDRRLLVLYALARSGRAMLLTPTERTELEQARPALERALQALPALETVIADITSACADFEEAWAAHFTAKRHGLRAAERRSRPLRRRPVYRWMVRLALGGVVLALAGILWWQQVGQRVEWRVAAGTSVVRTLADGSIVRLVGPAVLRYAERFDRRLELEGQAYLEVQADTRPFIVETAEAIVTVLGTRLGVRSIDGQTEVVLVEGRVALNGRGRAERPVVLAPGQRSRVIAGKTPEPPVPVRMPEALAWTGLHIFNGMPLGEIVRYLSSFYNVPIRVDTSLAVEPIVGTFAQDQPLPEILQALAATLDAQLAQSAEGYHLLPRR
- a CDS encoding sigma-70 family RNA polymerase sigma factor, yielding MARASDISAQLVARARQGEAAAQNLLLRRLQPVLRAFFFKRLGDIPEIDDLVQNTLLRVHTGLSDLKDDARLKAFAMKAALFELQDFYRGRYHARESLYDPEQPPSVVQAGEAQELPFDLERALQALTPHARRILELRAYGYRYQEIARMLDTTEGAVKMQVKRAFAKLRQLLSCWLL
- a CDS encoding asparaginase domain-containing protein — encoded protein: MKVKIFTTGGTIDKVYFDAKSAYEVGDPQIVDILREANVTIDWELETLFRKDSLELTEADRTLIVEKVRQESCPRILITHGTDTMIETAKALQGIPGKTIVLVGSLSPARFKSSDAAFNVGFALAAVQTLSPGVYIAMNGRIFSPGRVRKNREANRFEPI
- a CDS encoding archease, with protein sequence MGQNTPIWFRELDHTADTGIEVWAESLPELFERAAWGLFAILTDPEAVVPRKAVPFVLEASDVQALLVRWLSELNFYHITRRWVFSRFSIQQLTEQQLQAQAWGEPIEPSRHPIYTEVKAITYHGLQLKHQDGQWYARIIFDL
- a CDS encoding phosphoribosyltransferase is translated as MAAFVRFQDRRDAGRQLARLLRPYRVERPLILGLPRGGVVVAYEIARTLQAPLDVMVARKIGAPQQPELAIGAVAPGGVVFFYPYALRALGITPEMARRLAERAQQELARRIRRYRGDQPMPDVHGRTVIVVDDGLATGATALAAIRALRRQQPRRIVLAAGVCAPETAEALEPEVDDLVCVATPEDFVAVGQWYDDFRPVSDEEVIALLEEARRWNAPEASAASDNPEDTA